The following proteins come from a genomic window of Andrena cerasifolii isolate SP2316 chromosome 6, iyAndCera1_principal, whole genome shotgun sequence:
- the Hyd gene encoding E3 ubiquitin-protein ligase hyd isoform X1, which produces MTSIHFVVHPLPGTDDQLNDRLKEVAEKMNRYGFATLPAFSGQKISVKHIVVGPTHIALLTEDYKIGRVAFTVLSDRLDLSKNEPNRNTSKSHVGSSNSAPNGGGSSGSGGRGMSRTRARIMRGSSRGSSSGGSGSGGRIGAPGVIMGGGSGSTSRPIAPVPAPFVPEDLVSQAQVVLQGKSRNLIVRELQRTNLDVNLAVNNLLSRDDEEGDDAEDAGDTYVPEDLISLLDGGFSNEHSVIIDADSMFSEDMFGYTAGMRNRGSSSRRIGNDREGERASDRERDSFSRWRERQYCGPRRWLETALKDSWEKDSDNKKKELASQSPLWISEELEWWHERSTDPAPRFIQIASLYSELIAVSAGGQLYQWKWSESEPYKHPENPNIHHPKASWLAVTTENIVNISATAIRCSINTESGKVATWLDELLGPVASRLEHPAQAFTEFTLDKIVSLHTCALYTVARLESGALYWWGVLPFTQRKKLWEKYKAKSRKHRPSTTSSNDISYGTHVCMKNSPIYQPGAIGFTIANGVPKVGQLQAAAWNIDSVLRFKVLPAGAHLPNANADKREASGNSGTGTINKTNHKETADRLDMPPPPSPASSTCSDTGSITTSHKRQKRVAPRSEGEFDRKDEEDWHLKDVVFIEDVKTVPVGKVIKVDGFYVAVKFFSKDSKEKEKEIKEKDFSTSDFKDLTAEEWIKLLADCRLLRKDELQVIKSSMNPRAPDCFQRTPRRVNITEGSSDNILTVATDGQGIHAIVKNGSKLSYVVYNLSTGRYVQDCYIPSDISSVLGLQPQNINLTSAGESIECSMILRDGNNTIYPLAKDCADAIRDPNWLDLVPVLCIGASTIPIPNCSNSTNMKNQVAVIALAFDNLLLMPRILRCDYDSVKQVFCNLEQDHKNNVAQIQTVLTERCDGNRNILHACVSMCSPTSNKENDQGIERELVSNTVDGASAPIEEPIPTLSWPPEAFDNTSGEEDSLLSIGAASISMMNKSGKSVGATSNNTYIIDSVERRNNALLILKYMCESNVLAPHLKELLTAKDAQGQTPLMLAVSVRAYHAALTLLDTIQRVGRDQKECSAMILPPDANSDLSPLFVTCCNDTCSFTWTGAEHINQDIFECRTCGLTGSLCCCTECARVCHRGHDCKIKITSPTAYCDCWEKCKCHALIAGHQGARYTLLCRLVVNTNLATKINSRGESILLFLVQTVGRQLVEQRQFRSALRQRSTSASRKGASSDGLVTDSDMPDHDLEPPRFSRKALERLLNDWPAVQCMIMSGVSVNSNDQLFGDQGQLCRQSGTALLDKFTHSLLVKCSAEMLDTLLTTLIRELQNDSVPGRQEEANNVARRFVRSVARIFVIFTIEMAPNTKRKSTGQESQPLMKCRKVFMALIKLAVEELCETADSLIAPVRLGVARPTAPFTLTSSAIEVINGSEELFCIDPLIPHSGVASQTLDAALQTQQGNNNINTARDVSAMDETEGGEEVPMDVDGDISEHEESGVSGAVAGQPLGEIDSNAGGVSEEQAGDGESDTELDLLAEAETESDSDDNHSNQDAASAQRSVQTGATAGSDGGMGSILLFPEDESGESSQQEDDESEAGETDEQDNEDFQMGDEQLERRSGSSGHLHRNNLAPVSMQWAIRNREANTRTAGLRVTGGSSLVFIDSTAIRRTTATSAVAAAQEPITMSTTTSCLARAFGIVIRQIADLLVMMQDHKTLVPFLPRFMEITYQDALNLQMYLEAHLKPTWDWLLTVMDATEAQLRFGVSLTRSADPTHPEHPLNNAPSLSGSNFTGLLNTAALSLTLQSNTGRNQRGGIATSSNISTPQASTRLTVGFAGVGEPSRSSRERESVDVHSARREFLSYCLSLMRAHNGEHRDSLPVLDVSSLRHVAYVFDALVYYMRSLSEPMSSRGDSQKESSNYSGWNDQDENDNDEGEEYNSPVPAALETDSVDYPDLLQVPICGSGNNTKSTPKGRKHPFLQRSDSTLCLGCPPLDPFDTIMSEALPLADQPHLLQPHSRREDLFGIPRQPNAGSNPLAGLPTRLGLSARSADTQNTVTPTFSQVIHGPAASASSDARRSSVSAAGDSTPAKYTEKTKPFNQANDSHPLATEQIDRAPIIVSTNNQTDQPAGSAKSNKDVIKTSRSVIVRAGTVSEASTNKAGAPEVLVVSTVETQNGAEDVDPAGSSHEISAHETVETSPVENARAISSIGTNISHNIVLGRWRVSLDLFGRVFMEDVGLEAGSVVSELGGFPVKEAKFRRDMEKLRNSQQKDLNLLKMERDRTQLLVLTMKELNTQYNLYNKRASNTPPLAVNRVKVIFKDEPGEGSGVTRSFYTAIAEALLANEKLPNLEAAQVGSKYTQYNVLQKLKSRDRDRDLRRQNPRSSGKCRETRRALSFEAQSFHPSIISVVDTSSNSGPGSSSSNSHPLPVNHPNNEHLTMHQQQLGDRLYPKIYALRPALAEKITGMLLELSPAQLLMLLASEDALRQKVEEAFELIHSHTQDLASEALLDLDVFSLTARCGANKKKIENSILDDTEDNAPLFYSPGKRGFYTPRQGRASYERLNAFRNVGRLIGLCLLQNELCHIFLNRHVLKYILGRPIRFHDLAFFDSVIYESLRQLVIDSETKDSNSLFSALDLTFSIDLCPEEGGGSIELIPNGRDIEVTASNVYDYVRKYAEVRMIKVQEKALHAMREGVFDVLPEGALDGQTSEDLRLLSNGVGDINVSVLISYTSFNDESGEAADRLAKFKRWLWSIIEKMSHSERQDLVYFWTGSPALPASEDGFQPMPSVTLRPADDAHLPTANTCISRLYVPLYSSRHVLRHKLLLAIKTKDFGFV; this is translated from the exons ATGACGTCGATACACTTCGTCGTGCACCCGTTACCGGGGACAGACGACCAGCTGAACGATAG GTTAAAAGAAGTGGCTGAGAAGATGAACAGATATGGATTTGCAACGTTACCAGCATTTAGTGGACAAAAGATTTCAGTGAAGCATATCGTCGTCGGACCAACGCATATTGCTCTTCTCACCGAAGACTATAAAATCGGCAGAGTTGCATTTACAGTATTGTCTGATAGATTGGATTTGAGCAAAAATGAACCAAATAGAAA TACGAGTAAGAGCCACGTCGGGAGCTCTAATTCGGCGCCGAACGGTGGCGGGAGCAGCGGAAGTGGGGGCAGAGGAATGTCCAGAACACGAGCGAGGATTATGCGTGGTAGTTCCAGAGGGAGCAGCAGCGGTGGGAGCGGCAGCGGAGGCAGGATAGGCGCACCGGGTGTAATTATGGGGGGAGGAAGTGGCAGCACCTCGCGTCCCATCGCACCAGTGCCTGCGCCATTTGTGCCAGAGGATCTTGTCTCACAAGCTCAAGTGGTATTGCAGGGGAAAAGTCGTAATCTTATTGTTAGAGAATTGCAG CGTACAAATTTAGATGTAAACTTAGCGGTAAACAATTTGCTATCACGGGACGACGAGGAGGGCGACGACGCCGAGGACGCGGGGGACACCTACGTCCCGGAAGATCTTATATCTTTGCTAGATGGTGGATTCAGCAACGAGCATTCTGTTATAATCGACGCGGATTCTATGTTCTCCGAGGACATGTTCGGCTACACAGCGGGCATGAGAAA CCGTGGAAGCTCTTCGCGCAGAATAGGCAACGACAGAGAAGGCGAGCGTGCATCGGATCGCGAACGCGACAGTTTCAGCAGATGGAGGGAGCGTCAGTATTGCGGACCTCGTCGTTGGCTGGAGACAGCTCTTAAAGACTCTTGGGAGAAAGATTCTG ATAACAAGAAGAAGGAATTAGCTTCGCAGAGTCCATTATGGATATCAGAGGAACTGGAATGGTGGCACGAACGTAGCACCGATCCTGCTCCTCGTTTTATTCAGATCGCCTCGCTTTATAGCGAGCTGATCGCCGTTTCTGCCGGGGGCCAGTTGTACCAATGGAAGTGGTCCGAGTCTGAGCCATACAAACATCCAGAG AATCCAAATATACATCATCCAAAAGCTTCGTGGTTGGCAGTGACGACAGAAAACATAGTTAATATATCCGCAACGGCTATTCGATGCTCTATTAATACTGAGAGCGGCAAAGTGGCTACTTGGCTGGACGAGCTTCTGGGGCCTGTTGCCTCCCGCCTCGAGCATCCAGCTCAAGCATTTACCGAATTCACGCTTGACAAAATAGTATCGCTCCATACTTGTGCTTTGTATACCGTAGCCAGACTTGAAAGTGGTGCACTATACTGGTG GGGTGTCTTACCTTTCACGCAGCGTAAGAAATTGTGGGAAAAATATAAAGCTAAGTCGCGCAAGCACAGACCATCGACAACATCCTCGAATGATATCAGTTACGGCACGCACGTCTGTATGAAAAACAGCCCTATATATCAACCTGGTGCGATAG GATTCACGATTGCCAACGGCGTTCCAAAAGTGGGGCAGCTGCAAGCAGCAGCTTGGAATATAGATTCCGTGTTGAGATTTAAAGTATTGCCGGCTGGAGCTCACTTGCCTAACGCTAACGCGGATAAACGCGAAGCGAGTGGAAACAGCGGAACGGGTACTATTAATAAAACCAATCATAAAGAAACTGCTGATCGTCTTGACATGCCTCCGCCACCCTCACCAGCTTCGAGCACATGTAGTGACACTGGTAGCATTACGACCAGTCACA AGAGGCAGAAGCGCGTTGCGCCGCGAAGCGAAGGGGAGTTCGATCGGAAGGACGAGGAGGACTGGCACTTGAAGGACGTTGTTTTCATAGAGGACGTTAAAACTGTACCCGTCG GCAAAGTTATAAAAGTCGACGGTTTCTACGTTgccgtgaaattcttttcgaaAGACtcgaaggagaaagagaaagagatcaAGGAGAAGGACTTCAGCACGTCAGACTTCAAGGATCTAACGGCTGAGGAATGGATCAAGTTACTTGCTGATTGCAGACTTTTACGGAAAGACGAACTTCAG GTGATAAAGTCATCTATGAATCCAAGAGCGCCAGATTGTTTCCAACGAACTCCGAGGAGAGTGAATATCACCGAAGGATCGAGTGATAATATTTTAACCGTTGCCACAGATGGGCAAG GTATTCACGCGATAGTGAAGAATGGGAGCAAATTGAGCTACGTTGTGTATAATCTGAGCACTGGGAGATACGTGCAAGATTGCTATATTCCATCGGATATATCATCCGTTTTGGGTCTACAGCCTCAAAATATCAACCTTACAAGCGCAGGAGAG AGCATCGAGTGCTCGATGATTCTCAGAGACGGGAACAACACGATCTACCCATTAGCGAAAGATTGCGCCGATGCTATTCGCGATCCGAACTGGTTGGATTTAGTTCCTGTGCTTTGTATCGGTGCTTCGACCATTCCGATACCGAACTGCTCGAACTCGACCAACATGAAGAACCAAGTTGCTGTTATTGCGCTAGCCTTTGATAATCTCTTGTTGATGCCGCGTATCTTACGGTGCGACTATGATAGTGTGAAACAGGTGTTCTGTAATTTGGAGCAAGACCACA AAAACAACGTAGCTCAGATCCAAACAGTGCTAACTGAACGTTGCGATGGCAATCGTAACATTTTACACGCCTGTGTCAGTATGTGTTCGCCAACGTCTAACAAAGAAAACGATCAAG GTATCGAACGTGAACTGGTCTCTAATACCGTCGATGGTGCATCTGCACCTATTGAGGAGCCTATTCCAACGTTAAGCTGGCCACCGGAAGCATTTGACAACACGTCAGGAGAAGAGGACAGCTTACTTAGCATTGGTGCTGCCAGTATATCTATGATGAATAAATCAGGTAAAA GTGTTGGAGCGACCTCAAACAACACTTACATCATAGACTCCGTTGAAAGAAGGAACAACGCGTTGCTCATATTAAAGTACATGTGTGAAAGTAACGTATTGGCCCCTCATCTGAAAGAACTGCTTACTGCGAA AGATGCACAGGGCCAGACACCATTGATGCTTGCCGTGTCGGTTCGCGCATATCACGCAGCACTGACTCTATTGGACACCATTCAAAGAGTCGGAAGAGACCAGAAAGAATGCTCTGCCATGATACTTCCTCCCGACGCCAATTCAGACTTGTCTCCGCTATTCGTTACATGCTGCAACGATACCTGCAGCTTCACTTGGACTGGAGCAGAGCACATTAACCAA GACATTTTCGAGTGTAGAACTTGTGGATTGACGGGCTCCCTGTGCTGCTGTACCGAATGCGCTCGCGTCTGTCACAGAGGCCACGATTGTAAGATAAAGATCACCTCGCCCACAGCTTACTGCGACTGCTGGGAGAAATGCAAGTGTCACGCGCTGATCGCTGGCCATCAAGGGGCGAGGTACACACTTCTCTGCCGCCTAGTGGTCAATACCAATCTCGCTACGAAAATAAACTCGAG AGGAGAGAGCATTTTGCTGTTTCTAGTGCAGACCGTAGGAAGACAATTGGTGGAACAACGACAATTCCGTTCAGCTCTTCGACAACGTTCGACGTCCGCTAGTCGAAAGGGAGCTTCGTCTGATG GCTTGGTCACGGACTCGGACATGCCAGACCACGATCTGGAGCCTCCGCGATTCAGTCGAAAAGCTCTGGAACGATTGCTGAACGACTGGCCCGCTGTTCAATGCATGATCATGTCAGGGGTATCAGTAAACAGCAACGATCAGTTATTCGGGGATCAGGGGCAATTGTGTCGCCAGAGCGGCACGGCATTGCTTGACAAATTTACTCACTCACTGTTGGTTAAGTGCAGTGCAGAG ATGCTTGACACCCTCCTCACGACTCTGATAAGGGAGCTGCAAAACGATTCCGTGCCTGGGCGCCAGGAAGAAGCGAACAACGTCGCGCGTCGATTCGTCCGTTCCGTAGCTCGAATCTTCGTGATCTTCACGATCGAAATGGCACCGAATACAAAGAGGAAAAG CACTGGTCAAGAGTCGCAGCCGCTGATGAAGTGCCGCAAAGTCTTCATGGCACTGATTAAACTAGCCGTGGAAGAGCTGTGCGAGACCGCCGACTCTCTGATAGCCCCTGTGAGATTAGGGGTCGCTCGTCCGACCGCCCCGTTCACGCTGACCAGCTCGGCGATCGAGGTGATCAACGGGTCGGAGGAGTTGTTCTGCATAGATCCGTTGATACCCCACAGCGGTGTCGCCTCTCAGACCCTGGACGCCGCTCTGCAAACTCAGCAGGGAAACAACAATATAAACACCGCCAGGGACGTTTCCGCTATGGACGAAACAGAAGGCGGCGAAG AAGTTCCAATGGACGTGGACGGCGACATAAGCGAGCACGAGGAGTCCGGAGTCTCCGGAGCAGTCGCTGGCCAGCCGTTAGGCGAGATCGATAGCAACGCCGGCGGTGTGAGCGAAGAGCAGGCTGGGGACGGCGAGTCCGACACCGAGCTCGACCTCCTGGCCGAAGCTGAAACGGAGTCGGATTCTGACGACAATCACAGCAACCAGGACGCCGCGTCCGCCCAACGGAGCGTGCAAACTGGCGCTACAGCAGGCTCTGACGGCGGAATGGGATCCATTCTGCTGTTCCCGGAGGACGAGTCCGGGGAGTCGAGCCAGCAGGAGGACGACGAGAGCGAGGCAGGGGAAACCGACGAGCAAGATAACGAGGACTTTCAGATGGGCGACGAGCAGTTGGAACGTCGAAG TGGTTCATCAGGCCATTTACATCGCAATAATCTCGCGCCGGTTTCTATGCAATGGGCGATACGCAACCGCGAGGCGAACACGCGCACAGCAGGACTAAGAGTAACAGGTGGCAGTAGTCTGGTTTTTATTGACTCTACAGCTATAAGACGCACCACTGCAACGTCCGCTGTTGCAGCCGCACAAGAGCCTATTACTATGAGTACCACTACCAGTTGTCTGGCACGTGctttcggaattgttattcgacAGATTGCTGACCTTTTAGTCATGATGCAAGACCACAAGACGCTGGTGCCGTTCCTGCCGCGATTCATGGAGATCACTTATCAGGATGCGTTGAACTTACAG ATGTATCTGGAGGCTCATTTAAAGCCCACATGGGATTGGTTGTTAACGGTGATGGACGCTACGGAAGCGCAGCTGAGATTCGGCGTGTCCTTGACACGCAGCGCGGATCCCACGCACCCAGAGCACCCGTTGAACAATGCACCGTCACTGTCCGGGAGCAATTTCACTGGGTTACTGAATACAGCGGCTCTGTCGTTGACGTTACAGTCTAATACAGGTCGGAACCAACGCGGCGGTATCGCCACGAGCTCCAATATCTCCACGCCGCAAGCTTCTACCAGACTCACCGTTGGTTTTGCCGGCGTTGGCGAACCTTCTAGAAGCAGTAGAGAACGCGAAA GTGTCGACGTGCATTCCGCGCGACGTGAATTTTTATCCTACTGCTTGTCCCTAATGCGTGCCCACAACGGCGAGCACAGAGATAGCCTGCCTGTGCTAGACGTTTCCTCTCTGAGACACGTAGCCTACGTCTTCGACGCGCTGGTATATTACATGCGCTCGCTCTCAGAGCCGATGTCGTCGCGTGGAGACTCGCAGAAAGAATCCTCCAACTACTCTGGCTGGAACGATCAG GACGAGAACGACAACGACGAAGGGGAGGAGTACAATTCTCCGGTTCCCGCGGCGCTGGAGACAGACTCCGTTGATTACCCCGACTTACTACAAGTCCCCATTTGCGGGTCTGGCAATAATACTAAGAGCACACCGAAAGGGAGGAAGCATCCCTTCCTGCAAAGATCCGATTCCACGCTGTGCCTCGGTTGCCCACCCCTTGACCCGTTCGACACTATTATGAGCGAGGCCCTGCCGCTGGCCGATCAGCCGCATTTATTGCAGCCACATTCGAGGCGCGAGGACCTCTTTGGTATCCCAAGGCAGCCAAACGCTGGTTCTAATCCGTTAGCGGGGCTGCCGACGAGGCTCGGCTTGTCCGCGCGAAGTGCAGACACCCAGAACACCGTCACGCCAACATTCAGCCAAGTGATCCACGGGCCAGCGGCCTCTGCGTCTTCTGACGCGAGGCGCAGCTCGGTCTCGGCCGCAGGCGACTCCACGCCCGCCAAGTACACG GAGAAGACGAAACCGTTTAATCAGGCAAACGATAGCCATCCGCTTGCCACGGAGCAAATCGATCGGGCTCCGATCATAGTATCCACTAATAATCAAACCGATCAGCCGGCAGGAAGTGCGAAAAGTAATAAGGACgttattaaaacgagtagaagcGTTATTGTTAGAGCTGGGACCGTATCG gAGGCGAGCACGAACAAAGCGGGCGCGCCGGAAGTGTTGGTCGTGTCGACCGTAGAAACGCAAAACGGAGCGGAGGACGTAGATCCAGCTGGTTCCAGCCACGAGATATCCGCCCATGAAACGGTGGAGACTAGCCCGGTGGAAAATGCCAGAGCCATTTCCTCTATTGGAACGAATATATCGCATAACATTGTACTCGGCCGCTGGAGAGTGTCTCTCGATTTGTTCGGGCGAGTCTTTATGGAAGACGTTGGCTTAGAAGCTGGCTCTGTGGTGTCCGAATTGGGAGGATTCCCCGTGAAGGAAGCGAAATTCCGCAGAGACATGGAGAAGCTGCGAAACTCTCAGCAGAAAGATCTTAATCTACTCAAG ATGGAACGGGACAGAACACAGCTACTAGTGCTGACAATGAAGGAATTAAACACGCAATACAATTTATATAATAAACGCGCATCTAACACACCGCCGCTGGCAGTGAATCGCGTTAAAGTGATCTTCAAGGACGAACCCGGCGAGGGTTCTGGGGTGACCAGAAGCTTTTACACTGCGATCGCAGAG GCATTACTCGCGAACGAGAAACTGCCTAATCTCGAAGCGGCACAAGTGGGATCGAAGTATACGCAGTATAACGTTCTCCAGAAACTGAAGAGTAGAGATCGCGATCGTGACCTAAGGCGACAA AATCCTCGATCATCTGGAAAATGTCGCGAGACACGTAGAGCATTATCCTTCGAGGCTCAATCTTTCCATCCGTCGATCATCAGCGTCGTAGATACAAGCAGTAACTCTGGACCCGGGAGCTCGTCCTCCAATTCCCACCCGTTGCCCGTTAACCATCCAAACAACGAGCACTTGACCATGCATCAACAGCAACTCGGGGACAGATTGTATCCGAAG ATCTACGCACTGCGACCAGCGTTAGCTGAGAAAATAACTGGCATGCTCCTGGAACTGTCCCCTGCGCAGCTATTGATGCTGCTAGCTTCAGAAGACGCTCTGCGACAGAAAGTGGAGGAAGCATTCGAACTGATCCACAGCCACACCCAGGACCTGGCAAGCGAGGCGCTGCTGGATCTCGACGTGTTCAGTCTAACGGCCCGTTGCGGGGCGAACAAGAAGAAGATCGAGAACAGCATTCTGGATGACACGGAGGACAACGCTCCTTTGTTCTATTCGCCAGGTAAAAGAGGCTTCTACACGCCGCGACAGGGGAGAGCCAGCTACGAGCGTCTCAACGCATTCAGGAACGTGGGCAG ACTCATAGGATTGTGTCTGCTGCAAAATGAGCTGTGCCACATATTCCTGAACCGTCACGTGCTAAAGTACATCCTGGGAAGGCCGATACGTTTCCACGACCTCGCCTTTTTCGACTCTGTAATTTATGAAAGCCTGAGGCAGCTCGTGATCGACTCCGAGACCAAGGATAGCAACAGCTTGTTCTCTGCTCTTGACCTCACGTTCAG TATCGATCTGTGCCCCGAGGAAGGGGGAGGATCCATCGAACTCATACCGAACGGCCGGGACATCGAGGTGACAGCGAGCAACGTGTACGACTACGTGCGGAAGTACGCCGAGGTCCGTATGATCAAGGTACAGGAGAAGGCTCTGCACGCGATGAGGGAGGGCGTGTTCGACGTGCTGCCCGAGGGAGCTCTAGACGGCCAGACATCCGAGGACCTGAGGCTCCTCTCGAATGGGGTCGGCGACATAAACGTCTCCGTTCTGATATCCTACACTTCGTTCAACGACGAGTCGGGTGAGGCCGCGGATAGACTGGCGAAGTTCAAGCGATGGCTCTGGTCGATCATTGAGAAGATGTCGCACTCGGAGCGACAGGATTTG GTATACTTTTGGACAGGATCCCCGGCATTGCCAGCCAGCGAAGATGGCTTTCAACCGATGCCAAGCGTTACGTTACGGCCGGCAGACGATGCTCATCTACCAACTGCAAATACATGTATTTCTCGACTATACGTTCCATTGTACAGCTCTCGTCACGTATTAAGACATAAACTACTTCTTGCTATCAAGACAAAGGACTTTGGATttgtatga